Proteins found in one Gloeocapsopsis sp. IPPAS B-1203 genomic segment:
- a CDS encoding IS1 family transposase, whose translation MGKKQNGKFRIKRLARKTSCFSKSKLRRNPIIGLFINCSKFELPI comes from the coding sequence ATTGGTAAAAAACAGAACGGCAAGTTTAGAATTAAGCGACTTGCCCGTAAGACTAGTTGCTTTTCTAAATCAAAGTTGAGGCGCAACCCAATAATTGGACTATTCATCAATTGCTCTAAGTTTGAACTACCAATTTAA